Proteins encoded by one window of Sorex araneus isolate mSorAra2 chromosome 3, mSorAra2.pri, whole genome shotgun sequence:
- the PROCA1 gene encoding protein PROCA1 isoform X2 gives MPQRPGELVRPQGRENSVPVTISCVSRLPCWERGALLAGVPSSTDASTLSAEGGHSGSPAGTCRKMPCPLCSGDLKDTERCCWQHKQCGGHIIHPYTADCGHHNLHLHAVGHCDCDTRLKDCSEKVDSTTSSRNPGPTCSRDGGPTYFNIIPTPCFEVIPEEECTDQFWCKNYRPVSVAVIHHPFHHECGADDLNAEEEEDEEEEEEEEEEEEGSKSPIPNQTGSVSPTETGPVTVTGTADSTAPITIWRSESPTAKPQANKTIKKIKKKKEKEKEKDEDTDEKLKPKKKKKSKLVKKKSVVKAESSPPDSRSLCPRELTRTSESSPESREELESEDSYNDPKREIFSPSEDIVESLPRKKEKNLPQAKKPGTKTSSTKKVTKRKSPPASIPNLS, from the exons ATGCCTCAAAGGCCAGGGGAGCTCGTCCGTCCGCAGGGCAGGGAGAATTCGGTACCAGTGACCATCTCCT GTGTAAGCAGGCTACCCTGCTGGGAGAGAGGAGCCCTGCTGGCTGGTGTGCCTTCTAGCACGGATGCATCTACCCTCTCGGCTGAAG GTGGGCACAGTGGGAGTCCAGCAGGGACCTGCAGGAAGATGCCTTGTCCTCTCTGCTCGG GTGACCTCAAAGATACTGAGAGGTGCTGCTGGCAACATAAGCAGTGTGGTGGGCACATCATCCACCCCTACACTGCTGACTGTGGCCACCACAACCTGCACCTGCATGCTGTTGGCCATTGTGACTGTGACACCAG GCTGAAGGACTGCTCAGAGAAGGTAGATAGCACCACCAGCTCCCGAAATCCGGGCCCGACCTGCTCCCGAGATGGAGGCCCAACCTATTTCAACATCATCCCGACCCCATGCTTTGAGGTTATACCAGAGGAGGAGTGTACGGACCAATTCTG GTGCAAAAACTAtaggcctgtctctgtggcagtgATCCACCACCCCTTCCACCACGAGTGCGGAGCAGATGACTTAAATGCGGAGGAagaagaggacgaggaggaggaggaagaggaggaagaggaggaagaaggaagtaaATCTCCCATCCCCAACCAGACGGGGTCTGTCTCACCCACAGAGACGGGCCCAGTCACAGTCACAGGCACTGCGGACTCTACAGCTCCCATCACCATCTGGCGCTCCGAGAGCCCCACAGCGAAACCCCAGGCCAACAAAACGATCAAGAAgatcaagaagaaaaaggaaaaggagaaagaaaaggacgAGGACACAGATGAGAAgctaaaacctaaaaaaaagaagaagagcaagTTGGTAAAGAAGAAAAGCGTCGTTAAAGCGGAATCTTCACCTCCAGACAGCCGATCTCTATGCCCGAGAGAACTGACTAGGACATCTGAGTCCAGTCCTGAAAGCCGGGAAGAGTTGGAGAGTGAGGACAGTTACAATGACCCCAAGCGGGAAATATTCTCCCCCAGTGAAGATATCGTGGAGTCATTGcccaggaagaaagagaaaaacttgcCCCAGGCCAAGAAGCCCGGAACAAAGACTTCATCGACCAAGAAGGTCACCAAGAGAAAATCTCCCCCAGCATCAATCCCCAATCTCAGTTGA
- the RAB34 gene encoding ras-related protein Rab-34 isoform X2, producing the protein MNILAPVRRDRVLAELPQCQRKEAALHVHKDFHPRVTCACQEHRTGTVGFKISKVIVVGDLSVGKTCLINRFCKDTFDKNYKATIGVDFEMERFEVLGVPFSLQLWDTAGQERFKCIASTYYRGAQAVIIVFNLNDVASLEHTKQWLADALKENDPSSVLLFLVGSKKDLSTPAQYVLMEKDALRMAQEMKAEYWAVSSLTGENVREFFFRVAALTFEANVLAELEKSGARRIADVVRINSDDSNLYLTASKKKPTCCP; encoded by the exons ATGAACATTCTGGCGCCCGTGCGGAGGGACCGCGTCCTGGCGGAGCTGCCCCAG TGCCAGAGGAAGGAGGCCGCTTTGCACGTGCACAAAGACTTCCATCCCCGAGTCACCTGCGCCTGCCAGGAGCACCGGACAGGCACCGTGGG ATTTAAGATTTCCAAGGTGATTGTGGTGGGGGACCTATCTGTGGGGAAGACGTGTCTCATTAATCG GTTCTGCAAGGACACTTTTGATAAGAATTACAAGGCCACCATTGGAGTGGACTTCGAAATGGAACGATTTGAAGTGCTGGGCGTCCCTTTCAGCCTGCAGCT CTGGGATACCGCAGGTCAGGAGAGGTTCAAATGCATTGCATCGACCTACTACCGAGGAGCTCAAG CTGTCATTATTGTCTTCAACCTGAATGATGTGGCTTCCTTGGAGCATACCAA GCAGTGGCTGGCAGATGCCCTCAAGGAGAACGACCCTTCCAGTGTGCTGCTTTTCCTCGTGGGTTCCAAGAAGGACCTGAGT ACCCCTGCTCAGTATGTGCTGATGGAGAAAGATGCGCTCCGCATGGCCCAGGAGATGAAGGCGGAATATTGGGCCGTCTCATCTCTCACAG GTGAAAATGTCCGGGAATTCTTCTTTCGTGTTGCGGCACTGACCTTTGAAGCGAACGTGCTGGCTGAGCTGGAAAAATCTGGGGCCCGGCGCATCGCAGATGTTGTCC GCATCAACAGTGATGACAGCAACCTGTATCTAACTGCCAGCAAGAAGAAACCCACGTGTTGCCCCTGA
- the RPL23A gene encoding 60S ribosomal protein L23a isoform X1, translated as MAPKAKKEAPAPPKVEAKAKALKAKKAVLKGVHSQKKKKIRTSPTFRRPKTLRLRRQPKYPRKSAPRRNKLDHYAIIKFPLTTESAMKKIEDNNTLVFIVDVKANKHQIKQAVKKLYDIDVAKVNTLIRPDGEKKAYVRLAPDYDALDVANKVSFLAANSMPTILPTLNDQSLILVDQF; from the exons ATGGCGCCGAAGGCCAAGAAGGAAG cccctgcccctcccaaagTTGAAGCCAAAGCCAAAGCTTTGAAGGCCAAGAAAGCAGTGCTGAAAGGCGTCCacagccagaagaagaaaaagatccGCACATCACCCACCTTCCGAAGACCCAAGACCCTGCGGCTGAGAAGGCAACCCAAATACCCTCGGAAGAGCGCCCCCAGGAGAAACAA GCTTGACCATTATGCCATCATCAAGTTTCCTCTCACTACTGAGTCAGCCATGAAGAAGATAGAAGATAACAACACACTTGTGTTCATTGTGGATGTCAAGGCCAACAAGCACCAGATTAAACAGGCTGTGAAGAAGCTCTATGACATTGATGTAGCCAAGGTCAACACCCTGATTAG GCCTGATGGAGAGAAAAAGGCATATGTTCGGCTGGCTCCTGATTATGACGCCTTGGATGTTGCCAACAAAGTAAGCTTCCTTGCTGCAAACTCAATGCCCACCATCTTACCCACTCTGAATGATCAAAGTCTGATACTTGTTGATCAATTTTAG
- the PROCA1 gene encoding protein PROCA1 isoform X1, with the protein MWVRTTLTIERWTEENKPQKALAKAWDQKNGVSRLPCWERGALLAGVPSSTDASTLSAEGGHSGSPAGTCRKMPCPLCSGDLKDTERCCWQHKQCGGHIIHPYTADCGHHNLHLHAVGHCDCDTRLKDCSEKVDSTTSSRNPGPTCSRDGGPTYFNIIPTPCFEVIPEEECTDQFWCKNYRPVSVAVIHHPFHHECGADDLNAEEEEDEEEEEEEEEEEEGSKSPIPNQTGSVSPTETGPVTVTGTADSTAPITIWRSESPTAKPQANKTIKKIKKKKEKEKEKDEDTDEKLKPKKKKKSKLVKKKSVVKAESSPPDSRSLCPRELTRTSESSPESREELESEDSYNDPKREIFSPSEDIVESLPRKKEKNLPQAKKPGTKTSSTKKVTKRKSPPASIPNLS; encoded by the exons ATGTGGGTCAGGACAACACTGACGATCGAAAGATGGACTGAAGAAAACAAGCCCCAGAAGGCGTTGGCCAAAGCCTGGGACCAGAAGAACG GTGTAAGCAGGCTACCCTGCTGGGAGAGAGGAGCCCTGCTGGCTGGTGTGCCTTCTAGCACGGATGCATCTACCCTCTCGGCTGAAG GTGGGCACAGTGGGAGTCCAGCAGGGACCTGCAGGAAGATGCCTTGTCCTCTCTGCTCGG GTGACCTCAAAGATACTGAGAGGTGCTGCTGGCAACATAAGCAGTGTGGTGGGCACATCATCCACCCCTACACTGCTGACTGTGGCCACCACAACCTGCACCTGCATGCTGTTGGCCATTGTGACTGTGACACCAG GCTGAAGGACTGCTCAGAGAAGGTAGATAGCACCACCAGCTCCCGAAATCCGGGCCCGACCTGCTCCCGAGATGGAGGCCCAACCTATTTCAACATCATCCCGACCCCATGCTTTGAGGTTATACCAGAGGAGGAGTGTACGGACCAATTCTG GTGCAAAAACTAtaggcctgtctctgtggcagtgATCCACCACCCCTTCCACCACGAGTGCGGAGCAGATGACTTAAATGCGGAGGAagaagaggacgaggaggaggaggaagaggaggaagaggaggaagaaggaagtaaATCTCCCATCCCCAACCAGACGGGGTCTGTCTCACCCACAGAGACGGGCCCAGTCACAGTCACAGGCACTGCGGACTCTACAGCTCCCATCACCATCTGGCGCTCCGAGAGCCCCACAGCGAAACCCCAGGCCAACAAAACGATCAAGAAgatcaagaagaaaaaggaaaaggagaaagaaaaggacgAGGACACAGATGAGAAgctaaaacctaaaaaaaagaagaagagcaagTTGGTAAAGAAGAAAAGCGTCGTTAAAGCGGAATCTTCACCTCCAGACAGCCGATCTCTATGCCCGAGAGAACTGACTAGGACATCTGAGTCCAGTCCTGAAAGCCGGGAAGAGTTGGAGAGTGAGGACAGTTACAATGACCCCAAGCGGGAAATATTCTCCCCCAGTGAAGATATCGTGGAGTCATTGcccaggaagaaagagaaaaacttgcCCCAGGCCAAGAAGCCCGGAACAAAGACTTCATCGACCAAGAAGGTCACCAAGAGAAAATCTCCCCCAGCATCAATCCCCAATCTCAGTTGA
- the RPL23A gene encoding 60S ribosomal protein L23a isoform X2 codes for MAPKAKKEAPAPPKVEAKAKALKAKKAVLKGVHSQKKKKIRTSPTFRRPKTLRLRRQPKYPRKSAPRRNKLDHYAIIKFPLTTESAMKKIEDNNTLVFIVDVKANKHQIKQAVKKLYDIDVAKVNTLIRPDGEKKAYVRLAPDYDALDVANKIGII; via the exons ATGGCGCCGAAGGCCAAGAAGGAAG cccctgcccctcccaaagTTGAAGCCAAAGCCAAAGCTTTGAAGGCCAAGAAAGCAGTGCTGAAAGGCGTCCacagccagaagaagaaaaagatccGCACATCACCCACCTTCCGAAGACCCAAGACCCTGCGGCTGAGAAGGCAACCCAAATACCCTCGGAAGAGCGCCCCCAGGAGAAACAA GCTTGACCATTATGCCATCATCAAGTTTCCTCTCACTACTGAGTCAGCCATGAAGAAGATAGAAGATAACAACACACTTGTGTTCATTGTGGATGTCAAGGCCAACAAGCACCAGATTAAACAGGCTGTGAAGAAGCTCTATGACATTGATGTAGCCAAGGTCAACACCCTGATTAG GCCTGATGGAGAGAAAAAGGCATATGTTCGGCTGGCTCCTGATTATGACGCCTTGGATGTTGCCAACAAA attggGATCATCTAA
- the PROCA1 gene encoding protein PROCA1 isoform X3 encodes MWVRTTLTIERWTEENKPQKALAKAWDQKNGVSRLPCWERGALLAGVPSSTDASTLSAEGGHSGSPAGTCRKMPCPLCSGDLKDTERCCWQHKQCGGHIIHPYTADCGHHNLHLHAVGHCDCDTRCKNYRPVSVAVIHHPFHHECGADDLNAEEEEDEEEEEEEEEEEEGSKSPIPNQTGSVSPTETGPVTVTGTADSTAPITIWRSESPTAKPQANKTIKKIKKKKEKEKEKDEDTDEKLKPKKKKKSKLVKKKSVVKAESSPPDSRSLCPRELTRTSESSPESREELESEDSYNDPKREIFSPSEDIVESLPRKKEKNLPQAKKPGTKTSSTKKVTKRKSPPASIPNLS; translated from the exons ATGTGGGTCAGGACAACACTGACGATCGAAAGATGGACTGAAGAAAACAAGCCCCAGAAGGCGTTGGCCAAAGCCTGGGACCAGAAGAACG GTGTAAGCAGGCTACCCTGCTGGGAGAGAGGAGCCCTGCTGGCTGGTGTGCCTTCTAGCACGGATGCATCTACCCTCTCGGCTGAAG GTGGGCACAGTGGGAGTCCAGCAGGGACCTGCAGGAAGATGCCTTGTCCTCTCTGCTCGG GTGACCTCAAAGATACTGAGAGGTGCTGCTGGCAACATAAGCAGTGTGGTGGGCACATCATCCACCCCTACACTGCTGACTGTGGCCACCACAACCTGCACCTGCATGCTGTTGGCCATTGTGACTGTGACACCAG GTGCAAAAACTAtaggcctgtctctgtggcagtgATCCACCACCCCTTCCACCACGAGTGCGGAGCAGATGACTTAAATGCGGAGGAagaagaggacgaggaggaggaggaagaggaggaagaggaggaagaaggaagtaaATCTCCCATCCCCAACCAGACGGGGTCTGTCTCACCCACAGAGACGGGCCCAGTCACAGTCACAGGCACTGCGGACTCTACAGCTCCCATCACCATCTGGCGCTCCGAGAGCCCCACAGCGAAACCCCAGGCCAACAAAACGATCAAGAAgatcaagaagaaaaaggaaaaggagaaagaaaaggacgAGGACACAGATGAGAAgctaaaacctaaaaaaaagaagaagagcaagTTGGTAAAGAAGAAAAGCGTCGTTAAAGCGGAATCTTCACCTCCAGACAGCCGATCTCTATGCCCGAGAGAACTGACTAGGACATCTGAGTCCAGTCCTGAAAGCCGGGAAGAGTTGGAGAGTGAGGACAGTTACAATGACCCCAAGCGGGAAATATTCTCCCCCAGTGAAGATATCGTGGAGTCATTGcccaggaagaaagagaaaaacttgcCCCAGGCCAAGAAGCCCGGAACAAAGACTTCATCGACCAAGAAGGTCACCAAGAGAAAATCTCCCCCAGCATCAATCCCCAATCTCAGTTGA
- the RAB34 gene encoding ras-related protein Rab-34 isoform X1 — MNILAPVRRDRVLAELPQCQRKEAALHVHKDFHPRVTCACQEHRTGTVGRFKISKVIVVGDLSVGKTCLINRFCKDTFDKNYKATIGVDFEMERFEVLGVPFSLQLWDTAGQERFKCIASTYYRGAQAVIIVFNLNDVASLEHTKQWLADALKENDPSSVLLFLVGSKKDLSTPAQYVLMEKDALRMAQEMKAEYWAVSSLTGENVREFFFRVAALTFEANVLAELEKSGARRIADVVRINSDDSNLYLTASKKKPTCCP; from the exons ATGAACATTCTGGCGCCCGTGCGGAGGGACCGCGTCCTGGCGGAGCTGCCCCAG TGCCAGAGGAAGGAGGCCGCTTTGCACGTGCACAAAGACTTCCATCCCCGAGTCACCTGCGCCTGCCAGGAGCACCGGACAGGCACCGTGGG CAGATTTAAGATTTCCAAGGTGATTGTGGTGGGGGACCTATCTGTGGGGAAGACGTGTCTCATTAATCG GTTCTGCAAGGACACTTTTGATAAGAATTACAAGGCCACCATTGGAGTGGACTTCGAAATGGAACGATTTGAAGTGCTGGGCGTCCCTTTCAGCCTGCAGCT CTGGGATACCGCAGGTCAGGAGAGGTTCAAATGCATTGCATCGACCTACTACCGAGGAGCTCAAG CTGTCATTATTGTCTTCAACCTGAATGATGTGGCTTCCTTGGAGCATACCAA GCAGTGGCTGGCAGATGCCCTCAAGGAGAACGACCCTTCCAGTGTGCTGCTTTTCCTCGTGGGTTCCAAGAAGGACCTGAGT ACCCCTGCTCAGTATGTGCTGATGGAGAAAGATGCGCTCCGCATGGCCCAGGAGATGAAGGCGGAATATTGGGCCGTCTCATCTCTCACAG GTGAAAATGTCCGGGAATTCTTCTTTCGTGTTGCGGCACTGACCTTTGAAGCGAACGTGCTGGCTGAGCTGGAAAAATCTGGGGCCCGGCGCATCGCAGATGTTGTCC GCATCAACAGTGATGACAGCAACCTGTATCTAACTGCCAGCAAGAAGAAACCCACGTGTTGCCCCTGA